The Nitratidesulfovibrio sp. SRB-5 genome includes a window with the following:
- a CDS encoding NAD-dependent epimerase/dehydratase family protein gives MAGGTVLVTGATGFIGSHVLRALPPGSGAVGLASSVYPSSRDAVRLVRMTLPHPDLDELIARLRPAVVVHCAGVASVGLSMTSPGVDFQSGPPVVFQLYDAIRKAGTDTRVVQLSSAAVYGNPGVLPVAEHAPLGPISPYGWHKRMCEDIAHEFCGLYGISSAVLRVFSCYGAGLRKQLLWDVGHKLRAGDAVFSGTGEETRDYVHVRDLARFIVHLAKAWPGPGVHVCNVGSGQETSVRAMVEHMAAGCGLDHVTPEFSGAARKGDPQNWRADIGRARQLGLELTVPLEDGVHEYARWFLEQVKGTARQ, from the coding sequence ATGGCCGGGGGCACGGTGCTGGTCACGGGGGCCACGGGGTTCATCGGCAGCCATGTGCTGCGGGCGCTGCCGCCCGGCAGCGGGGCGGTGGGCCTGGCATCGTCCGTCTATCCATCGTCGCGCGATGCCGTGCGCCTGGTGCGCATGACCCTGCCGCATCCCGACCTGGACGAGCTGATCGCGCGGCTGCGCCCCGCCGTGGTGGTGCATTGCGCGGGGGTGGCCTCGGTGGGACTCTCCATGACCAGTCCCGGCGTGGACTTTCAGTCCGGCCCGCCCGTGGTGTTCCAGCTGTACGACGCCATCCGCAAGGCGGGCACCGATACCCGCGTGGTGCAGCTTTCCAGCGCGGCGGTGTACGGCAACCCCGGCGTGTTGCCCGTGGCGGAGCATGCCCCCCTTGGCCCCATATCGCCCTATGGCTGGCACAAGCGCATGTGCGAGGACATCGCGCACGAGTTTTGCGGACTGTACGGCATTTCCAGCGCGGTGCTGCGCGTGTTTTCGTGCTACGGGGCGGGGCTGCGCAAGCAACTGCTGTGGGACGTGGGGCACAAGCTGCGCGCGGGCGACGCGGTATTTTCGGGAACGGGAGAGGAAACGCGCGATTATGTCCACGTGCGCGATCTTGCCCGGTTCATCGTGCATCTTGCCAAAGCGTGGCCCGGACCCGGCGTGCACGTCTGCAACGTGGGCAGCGGGCAGGAAACCAGCGTGCGCGCCATGGTGGAACACATGGCGGCGGGCTGCGGCCTGGACCACGTGACCCCGGAATTTTCGGGGGCCGCCCGCAAGGGCGACCCGCAGAACTGGCGGGCGGACATCGGACGGGCGCGGCAATTGGGGCTGGAACTCACGGTGCCGCTGGAAGACGGCGTGCACGAGTACGCGCGCTGGTTTCTGGAGCAGGTGAAGGGCACGGCCCGGCAGTAG